The following proteins are encoded in a genomic region of Pseudomonas sp. Os17:
- a CDS encoding DUF5629 family protein: protein MTAATDTLLTALEACDMLEIDGLHAFDFTLDEQRLLIECMDGRAAKRWSFTLAQVQAATFDQELQSWTLADDAGEHRLVCMSAFSARDEEEGEHEDA, encoded by the coding sequence ATGACCGCTGCTACCGACACCTTGCTCACCGCCCTTGAAGCCTGCGACATGCTGGAAATCGACGGCCTGCACGCCTTCGACTTCACCCTCGACGAGCAGCGCCTGCTGATCGAGTGCATGGATGGTCGCGCCGCCAAGCGCTGGAGCTTCACCCTGGCCCAGGTGCAGGCCGCGACCTTCGACCAGGAACTGCAGAGCTGGACCCTGGCCGACGATGCCGGCGAGCACCGCCTGGTGTGCATGAGTGCGTTCAGTGCCCGCGACGAAGAGGAGGGTGAACATGAAGATGCGTAA
- a CDS encoding lactonase family protein, with product MKMRNFWPLLMAGSVGAMAVQAAPADSQELLVGSYTQGQSQGLYRLHFNERTGQIDAKPLQVVKSSNPSWLTLSKDLKFVFAVNENSPGQTDPIGRVSSYSLAPKTHQLSLINQVQSQGNEPTHSSLSADGNYLFVSNYSVDVDPGGSLAVVPVSADGHLSPVVQLTSHPASRVDPERQQSAHVHSSVSSPDGRFVFANDLGADRIFVYRYDPKANPEHPLTPAEPAFVQLPPGSGPRHLLFSADGKRAYLTLEMSAQVAVFDYQDGKLTQRQLVDLAASGNKEKKSAAALHASKDGQYLYVSNRGTANQLLVFAIDQSNGQLKEIQRRSVEGDHPREFSLDPSNRYVLIGNQKSNEIVVIERDAKTGFLGKTVQKLPFEAPSDIKFLVRQ from the coding sequence ATGAAGATGCGTAATTTCTGGCCGCTGCTGATGGCCGGCAGTGTTGGCGCCATGGCGGTCCAGGCGGCTCCCGCGGACAGCCAGGAGTTGCTCGTGGGCTCCTACACCCAGGGCCAGAGCCAGGGCCTGTATCGCCTGCATTTCAACGAGCGCACCGGGCAGATCGATGCCAAGCCGCTGCAAGTGGTGAAGAGCTCCAACCCGTCCTGGCTGACCCTGTCCAAGGACCTGAAATTCGTCTTCGCGGTGAATGAAAACAGCCCGGGTCAGACCGACCCCATCGGTCGTGTCAGCAGCTACAGCCTGGCGCCCAAGACCCATCAACTGAGCCTGATCAACCAGGTGCAGAGCCAGGGCAACGAGCCTACGCACTCCAGCCTGAGCGCTGACGGCAACTACCTGTTCGTCAGCAACTATTCGGTGGACGTGGACCCGGGCGGCAGCCTGGCGGTGGTGCCGGTCAGTGCCGACGGTCATCTGTCGCCGGTGGTGCAACTCACCAGCCATCCGGCCAGCCGGGTCGACCCCGAACGCCAGCAGTCGGCCCACGTGCATTCCTCGGTGTCATCCCCGGATGGCCGGTTTGTGTTCGCCAACGACCTGGGCGCGGACAGGATCTTCGTCTACCGCTATGACCCCAAGGCCAACCCGGAACATCCGCTGACGCCCGCCGAACCGGCCTTTGTCCAGCTGCCCCCGGGCAGCGGCCCGCGCCATCTGCTGTTCAGTGCCGATGGCAAGCGTGCCTACCTGACCCTGGAGATGAGCGCCCAGGTGGCGGTCTTCGACTATCAGGACGGCAAGCTGACCCAGCGTCAGCTGGTCGACCTGGCGGCCAGTGGCAACAAGGAGAAAAAGTCCGCGGCGGCCTTGCACGCTTCCAAGGACGGTCAGTACCTCTATGTCAGCAACCGTGGCACCGCCAACCAGTTGCTGGTGTTCGCCATCGATCAGAGCAATGGCCAGCTCAAGGAGATCCAGCGCCGCTCCGTGGAAGGCGATCACCCACGTGAGTTCAGCCTCGATCCGAGCAACCGCTACGTGCTGATCGGCAACCAGAAGAGCAACGAAATCGTGGTGATCGAACGTGACGCCAAGACCGGTTTCCTTGGCAAGACCGTGCAGAAACTGCCTTTCGAAGCCCCCAGCGACATCAAGTTCCTGGTGCGTCAATAA
- a CDS encoding AAA family ATPase, producing MQRVMIIGQPGSGKSTLARELGRRTGLPVVHIDTIHWQPGWIERSPDEKTRLCLDVEAQDRWIFEGGHSVTWHNRVARADLLIWIDRSATLRFLRVLRRTLLQRGQSRPDLPENCPELLANLPAFFRFMWRTKKSAREKMQQLVATAPSACRVVCLRSNRDIGIFLARIGRSTVQAPRD from the coding sequence ATGCAACGGGTGATGATTATTGGTCAACCTGGGTCAGGCAAAAGCACCTTGGCGCGTGAGCTGGGTCGGCGCACGGGCTTGCCGGTCGTGCACATCGACACCATCCACTGGCAGCCAGGGTGGATCGAACGCAGCCCGGACGAAAAGACGCGGCTTTGTCTCGATGTAGAGGCTCAAGATCGCTGGATTTTCGAAGGTGGCCATTCGGTCACCTGGCACAACCGCGTGGCCCGTGCAGATCTTTTGATATGGATTGATCGTTCGGCGACGCTTCGATTCTTGCGCGTACTGCGCAGAACGCTGCTGCAACGCGGTCAGTCTCGACCCGACTTGCCGGAAAACTGCCCCGAACTGCTGGCGAACCTGCCGGCGTTTTTTAGATTCATGTGGCGGACGAAAAAATCGGCGCGAGAAAAGATGCAGCAACTTGTGGCAACAGCGCCATCGGCTTGCCGCGTGGTTTGTCTGCGGTCCAATCGGGATATCGGCATTTTTCTCGCCCGTATTGGACGTTCGACTGTCCAGGCTCCGCGAGATTGA
- a CDS encoding LysR family transcriptional regulator, protein MDKLKSMAAFVAAAEADSFSAAAAVLGVTPQLIAKQVGNLESQLGIKLITRTTRRQSLTAVGREYYSRCKAILSDVEDADELAQSANSTPRGKIRISAPYNYGSHRLIPFLTQYLTRYPETEIELELTDRFVNIVEEGYEVVFRLGKPQLADSATLVQRGLRPFRMFACASPAYLSRKGTPLHPEQLVDHDCLGYLFSDRMTDKLWRFTQNRQTFTIPITSRLKVNNTQAKVNAALSDFGITLCVEDVLMPYVQRGELVVLFEEFEGPTYPVNLIYPFDRRPCAKLRHFIDEVVEALGAPQA, encoded by the coding sequence ATGGATAAGCTGAAAAGCATGGCGGCGTTCGTTGCAGCAGCGGAGGCAGACTCCTTCTCGGCAGCGGCTGCGGTGTTAGGCGTGACGCCACAGCTGATAGCCAAGCAGGTCGGCAATCTGGAATCTCAGCTAGGAATCAAGCTGATCACCCGAACCACCCGCCGCCAAAGCTTGACCGCCGTGGGCAGGGAATATTACTCGCGCTGCAAGGCTATCCTCAGTGACGTTGAAGACGCCGATGAACTGGCGCAGTCAGCAAACTCGACTCCCCGCGGCAAAATCAGAATCAGCGCGCCCTACAATTATGGTTCCCACAGACTCATCCCGTTCCTGACCCAATACCTGACGCGTTACCCGGAAACGGAAATCGAGCTGGAGTTGACGGACAGGTTCGTGAACATCGTGGAAGAGGGATACGAAGTCGTGTTCCGGCTGGGCAAACCCCAGCTGGCCGACAGCGCGACCTTGGTTCAACGCGGCTTGAGACCTTTCAGGATGTTTGCTTGCGCATCCCCCGCTTATCTGTCGCGCAAAGGGACCCCGCTCCATCCCGAACAGCTCGTGGACCATGATTGCCTGGGCTATCTCTTCTCCGATCGAATGACGGACAAACTCTGGCGATTCACCCAAAACAGGCAGACGTTCACCATCCCCATCACGAGTCGACTGAAAGTCAATAACACCCAGGCCAAGGTGAACGCCGCACTGTCGGATTTCGGCATCACGCTCTGCGTCGAGGATGTCCTGATGCCCTACGTGCAACGGGGTGAACTGGTCGTACTCTTCGAGGAGTTCGAAGGGCCCACGTATCCCGTCAATCTGATCTACCCCTTCGACCGTCGCCCCTGCGCCAAGCTCAGGCACTTCATAGACGAAGTCGTCGAAGCCTTGGGTGCACCGCAAGCCTGA
- a CDS encoding DUF6196 family protein, which produces MVNISHETAEDTQRRLLHVMTEARVRFFPGTYAFLEFPLSSFPGAARPDALALVRDDKVWSQLVPCADVEQELFAVFRFHFPDGADNSGFVGWLAMRLKQRFGTGVFVTCGQHREEGGIFDYWGVPASLGADVFAEIQALVDGQVDGEEGVSL; this is translated from the coding sequence ATGGTGAACATTTCCCACGAAACGGCAGAGGATACGCAGCGCAGACTGTTGCACGTAATGACCGAAGCGCGTGTCCGGTTCTTCCCCGGCACTTACGCGTTTCTGGAGTTTCCTTTGTCGTCGTTTCCTGGTGCCGCACGCCCTGATGCACTGGCGCTCGTAAGAGATGACAAGGTATGGAGTCAGCTAGTCCCCTGTGCGGACGTCGAGCAAGAGCTGTTCGCGGTCTTCCGGTTTCATTTTCCCGACGGCGCCGACAACAGCGGGTTCGTTGGCTGGTTGGCAATGCGCCTGAAGCAGAGGTTTGGGACCGGTGTTTTTGTGACCTGTGGCCAGCATCGAGAGGAGGGCGGGATCTTTGATTATTGGGGCGTCCCGGCGAGCCTGGGGGCAGATGTCTTCGCAGAGATCCAGGCCTTGGTGGATGGCCAAGTGGACGGTGAGGAGGGCGTTTCCCTGTAG
- a CDS encoding efflux RND transporter permease subunit: protein MPQFFIDRPVFAWVVAFFILLGGALAIPQLPVAQYPNVAPPQIEIYAVYPGASAQTLDESVVSLIEQELNGADHLLYFSSQSSLGSATITATFQPGTNPELAQVDVQNRLKAVEPRLPQAVTQQGLQVEKVSAGFLLLITLTSNDGRLSNVGLSDYLARNVMNEIRRVDGVGKAQLYGAERAMRIWVDPQKLVGFNLTPADVNAAVAAQNAQVPAGSIGDLPNPSSQEITATILVKGQLTTPEEFADIVLRANPDGSTVRIGDVARVEVGSQEYQFGTRLNGKPSTAVGVQLSPGANALSTATLIRAKMDELSRYFPAGVEYKIPYDTSPFVKVSITKVIYTLLEAMALVFLVMFLFLQNIRYTLIPTLVVPVALMGTFATMLALGFSINVLTMFGMVLAIGILVDDAIVVVENVERIMATEGLSPKDATRKAMKQITGAIIGITLVLVAVFIPMAFMPGSVGVIYQQFSLSMATSILFSAFLALTLTPALCATLLKPIAAGEHHERKGFFGWFNRRFERLSNSYEGGVSYALKRTGRYLLIYVALLAIMALLFSRLPSSFLPVEDQGYTITDIQLPPGASQNRTVKVVEQIETHNAGEPGVGDSTVILGFSFSGSGQNAALAFTTLKDWSQRGSDDSAMAIADRANAALSAIKDAVVYAVLPPPIDGLGTSSGFEFRLQDRGGVGHAALMQARTELLAATEKSPILANVRESALAEAPQVQLEVDRKQANALGVSFADIGNLLSTALGSAYINDFPNQGRMQRVVVQAEGDQRSQVEDLLRMQVRNSAGKMVPLSAFVRASWTLGPAQLTRYNGYPAIAISGEPAPGHSTGEAMQEIERLVSQLPAGLGLEWTGLSLQERLSGSQAPLLLGLSLLIVFLCLAALYESWSIPTSVLLVVPLGVLGAVLAVSVRGMPNDVFFKVGLITIIGLSAKNAILIIEFAKSLYDEGHDLIDATVQAARLRLRPIVMTSLAFILGVVPLAIATGASSASQQAIGTGVIGGMITATLAVIFVPVFFVVVMKLVKRGSTKG, encoded by the coding sequence ATGCCGCAATTCTTTATTGACCGCCCGGTCTTTGCCTGGGTGGTCGCCTTTTTCATCCTCCTGGGTGGCGCCCTGGCCATTCCCCAGTTGCCGGTGGCGCAGTACCCCAACGTGGCGCCGCCGCAGATCGAGATCTACGCCGTCTATCCCGGCGCCTCGGCGCAGACCCTGGACGAATCGGTGGTCAGCCTGATCGAGCAGGAGCTCAACGGCGCCGATCACCTGCTGTACTTCTCCTCCCAGAGCAGCCTGGGCAGCGCCACCATCACCGCGACCTTCCAGCCCGGCACCAATCCGGAGCTGGCCCAGGTCGATGTGCAGAACCGCCTCAAGGCGGTGGAGCCACGTCTGCCCCAGGCCGTGACCCAGCAAGGCCTGCAGGTGGAGAAGGTGTCCGCCGGCTTCCTGCTGCTGATCACCCTGACCTCCAACGACGGGCGCCTGAGCAATGTCGGCCTCAGCGACTACCTGGCGCGCAACGTGATGAACGAGATCCGTCGCGTGGACGGCGTCGGCAAGGCCCAGCTGTACGGCGCCGAACGGGCCATGCGCATCTGGGTCGACCCGCAGAAACTGGTCGGTTTCAACCTCACCCCGGCGGACGTCAATGCCGCGGTCGCGGCGCAGAACGCCCAGGTCCCGGCCGGCAGCATCGGCGACCTGCCCAACCCGTCCAGCCAGGAAATCACCGCGACCATTCTGGTCAAGGGCCAGCTGACCACCCCCGAGGAGTTCGCCGACATCGTGCTGCGGGCCAACCCGGACGGCTCCACGGTGCGCATCGGCGATGTGGCGCGGGTGGAAGTGGGTAGCCAGGAATACCAGTTCGGCACTCGCCTGAACGGCAAGCCGTCCACCGCGGTCGGTGTGCAGCTGTCGCCCGGGGCCAACGCCCTGAGCACCGCGACCCTGATCCGCGCCAAGATGGACGAGCTGTCGCGCTACTTCCCGGCGGGAGTGGAATACAAGATCCCCTACGACACCTCGCCGTTCGTCAAGGTTTCGATCACCAAGGTGATCTACACCCTGCTCGAAGCCATGGCCCTGGTGTTCCTGGTGATGTTCCTGTTCCTGCAGAACATCCGCTACACCCTGATCCCGACCCTGGTGGTGCCGGTGGCGCTGATGGGCACCTTCGCCACCATGCTGGCCCTGGGGTTCTCCATCAACGTGCTGACCATGTTCGGCATGGTGCTGGCCATCGGCATCCTGGTGGACGACGCCATCGTGGTGGTGGAGAACGTCGAGCGGATCATGGCCACCGAGGGCCTGTCGCCCAAGGACGCCACGCGCAAGGCGATGAAGCAGATCACCGGAGCCATCATCGGCATCACCCTGGTGCTGGTGGCGGTGTTCATTCCCATGGCCTTCATGCCGGGCTCGGTGGGGGTGATCTATCAGCAGTTCTCCCTGTCCATGGCCACCTCGATCCTGTTCTCGGCGTTCCTCGCCCTGACCCTGACTCCGGCCCTGTGCGCCACCCTGCTCAAGCCCATCGCTGCCGGCGAGCACCATGAGCGCAAGGGCTTCTTCGGCTGGTTCAACCGGCGCTTCGAACGCCTGAGCAACAGCTACGAGGGCGGCGTGAGCTACGCCCTCAAGCGCACTGGCCGCTACCTGCTGATCTACGTCGCGCTGCTGGCGATCATGGCGCTGCTGTTCAGTCGCCTGCCCTCCTCCTTCCTGCCGGTGGAGGATCAGGGCTACACCATCACCGATATCCAGCTGCCGCCCGGCGCCAGCCAGAACCGCACGGTCAAGGTGGTGGAGCAGATCGAAACGCACAACGCCGGCGAGCCGGGCGTGGGCGACAGCACCGTCATCCTCGGCTTCAGCTTCTCCGGTAGCGGACAGAACGCGGCGTTGGCCTTCACCACCCTCAAGGACTGGTCGCAACGGGGCAGCGACGACTCGGCCATGGCCATCGCCGACCGGGCCAACGCGGCGCTGAGCGCAATCAAGGACGCCGTGGTCTACGCCGTGCTGCCGCCACCGATCGACGGCCTGGGCACCTCCAGCGGCTTCGAGTTCCGTCTGCAGGATCGGGGTGGCGTCGGCCATGCCGCGCTGATGCAGGCCCGGACCGAGCTGCTGGCGGCCACGGAAAAGAGCCCGATCCTGGCCAACGTCCGCGAAAGCGCCCTGGCCGAAGCGCCCCAGGTGCAACTGGAAGTGGACCGCAAGCAGGCCAATGCCCTGGGCGTGTCCTTCGCCGATATCGGCAACCTGCTGTCCACGGCCCTGGGCTCGGCCTACATCAACGACTTCCCCAACCAGGGACGGATGCAGCGGGTGGTGGTCCAGGCCGAAGGCGACCAGCGCAGCCAGGTCGAGGACCTGCTGCGGATGCAGGTGCGCAACAGCGCCGGCAAGATGGTGCCGCTGTCAGCCTTCGTCCGCGCCAGCTGGACCCTGGGCCCGGCCCAGCTGACCCGCTACAACGGCTACCCGGCCATCGCCATCTCCGGCGAGCCGGCTCCGGGCCACAGCACCGGTGAAGCCATGCAGGAAATCGAGCGGCTGGTGAGCCAGTTGCCCGCCGGCCTGGGCCTGGAGTGGACCGGCCTGTCGCTGCAGGAACGCCTCTCGGGCAGTCAGGCGCCGCTGTTGCTGGGGCTGTCGCTGCTGATCGTGTTCCTGTGCCTGGCGGCGCTGTATGAAAGCTGGTCGATTCCGACCTCGGTGCTGCTGGTGGTGCCCCTGGGGGTGCTGGGCGCGGTGCTGGCGGTGAGCGTGCGCGGGATGCCCAACGACGTGTTCTTCAAGGTCGGCCTGATCACCATCATCGGCCTGTCGGCGAAGAACGCGATCCTGATCATCGAGTTCGCCAAGAGCCTGTACGACGAAGGCCACGACCTGATCGACGCCACGGTGCAAGCCGCGCGCCTGCGCCTGCGGCCGATCGTCATGACCTCCCTGGCCTTCATCCTCGGCGTGGTGCCCCTGGCCATCGCCACCGGCGCCAGCTCCGCCAGCCAGCAAGCCATCGGCACCGGGGTGATCGGCGGCATGATCACCGCGACCCTGGCGGTGATCTTCGTCCCGGTGTTCTTCGTGGTGGTGATGAAGCTGGTCAAGCGCGGTTCGACCAAGGGCTGA
- a CDS encoding efflux RND transporter periplasmic adaptor subunit, which yields MSNKLLAPLCLLVLATALSACSKTEGEQAPPTATVRIETVQSQALSITSELSGRIAAPRSAEVRARVAGVVLQQTFREGSDVKQGDVLFRIDPAPFQADLDSARANLRKAEASAFQARLQEQRFAKLIADQAISGQEYDNARATRRQADAEVAANQAAVKRAKLNLDFATVTAPISGRVGRALVTEGALVGQNESTPMALIQQLNPIHADLTQSTRELNELRRALRAGQLQQVGKDQAKATLIQDDGSLYPLPGKLLFADISVDPGTGQIILRSEFPNPDLDLLPGSFVRVRLEQAVNQQGISVPQRAIQRDSAGIAQVLLVDAENRVVQHPVQLGGVQKDRWIVTEGLKPGDRVIVEGLQHARPGEPVQIDTTPLALAQPAGQ from the coding sequence ATGTCGAATAAACTCCTCGCGCCACTCTGCCTGCTGGTTCTGGCGACGGCGTTGAGCGCCTGCAGCAAGACCGAAGGCGAACAGGCACCACCAACCGCCACCGTGCGGATCGAGACGGTGCAGAGCCAGGCCCTGTCCATCACCAGCGAACTGAGCGGACGCATCGCTGCGCCGCGCAGCGCCGAAGTGCGCGCCCGGGTGGCCGGCGTGGTGTTGCAGCAGACCTTCCGCGAGGGCTCGGACGTCAAGCAGGGCGATGTGCTGTTCCGCATCGATCCGGCGCCCTTCCAGGCCGACCTGGACAGCGCCCGGGCCAACCTGCGCAAGGCCGAGGCCAGCGCCTTCCAGGCGCGCCTGCAGGAACAGCGCTTTGCCAAGCTGATCGCCGACCAGGCCATCAGCGGCCAGGAATACGACAACGCCCGGGCGACCCGGCGCCAGGCCGACGCCGAAGTGGCGGCCAATCAGGCCGCGGTCAAGCGCGCCAAGCTCAACCTGGACTTCGCCACCGTCACCGCACCGATTTCCGGACGGGTCGGCCGGGCCCTGGTCACCGAGGGCGCCCTGGTGGGCCAGAACGAATCCACCCCCATGGCACTGATCCAGCAGTTGAACCCGATCCACGCCGACCTGACCCAATCCACCCGCGAGCTCAACGAGCTGCGCCGGGCCTTGCGCGCCGGGCAGTTGCAGCAGGTTGGCAAGGACCAGGCCAAGGCCACCCTGATCCAGGACGACGGCAGCCTCTACCCGTTGCCGGGCAAGCTGCTGTTCGCCGATATCAGCGTCGACCCGGGCACCGGGCAGATCATCCTGCGCAGCGAGTTCCCCAATCCGGACCTCGACCTGCTGCCGGGCAGCTTCGTGCGCGTGCGCCTGGAACAGGCCGTCAACCAGCAAGGCATCAGCGTGCCGCAACGGGCTATCCAGCGTGACAGTGCCGGTATCGCCCAGGTGCTGCTGGTAGATGCCGAGAACCGCGTGGTGCAGCACCCGGTGCAACTGGGCGGGGTGCAGAAAGACCGCTGGATCGTCACCGAGGGCCTCAAGCCCGGTGACCGAGTCATTGTCGAAGGCTTGCAGCACGCCCGTCCCGGCGAGCCGGTGCAGATCGACACCACTCCCCTTGCACTCGCCCAGCCCGCTGGCCAGTAG
- a CDS encoding response regulator transcription factor, with protein sequence MPNILLVEDDTALSELIASYLERNGYQVSVISRGDQVRERAKASPPDLVILDLMLPGLDGLQVCRLLRADSATLPILMLTARDDSHDQVLGLEMGADDYVTKPCEPRVLLARVRTLLRRSSLGEPQAASDQILMGNLCIDLCERTVTWREQLVELSSGEYNLLVVLARHAGEVLSRDQILQRLRGIEFNGTDRSVDVAISKLRRKFDDHAGEARKIKTVWGKGYLFSRSEWEC encoded by the coding sequence ATGCCCAATATTCTTCTTGTCGAAGACGACACCGCGCTCTCGGAGCTGATTGCCAGCTACCTGGAGCGCAATGGCTATCAGGTCAGTGTGATCAGTCGCGGCGATCAGGTGCGCGAACGGGCCAAGGCCAGCCCGCCGGATCTGGTGATCCTCGACCTGATGCTGCCGGGCCTGGATGGCCTGCAGGTCTGTCGCTTGTTGCGTGCCGACTCGGCCACCTTGCCGATCCTGATGCTGACCGCCCGCGATGATAGCCATGATCAGGTACTGGGTCTGGAAATGGGCGCCGACGACTATGTGACAAAACCTTGCGAACCGCGAGTGCTTCTGGCCCGGGTGCGCACCTTGCTGCGCCGCAGCAGCCTCGGCGAGCCGCAGGCGGCCAGCGACCAGATCCTCATGGGCAACCTGTGCATCGACTTGTGCGAGCGCACCGTGACCTGGCGCGAGCAGTTGGTGGAGCTGTCCAGTGGCGAGTACAACCTGCTGGTGGTGCTGGCCCGGCATGCCGGCGAAGTGCTGAGCCGCGACCAGATCCTCCAGCGGCTGCGGGGCATCGAGTTCAACGGCACCGACCGTTCGGTGGACGTGGCCATTTCCAAGCTGCGGCGCAAGTTCGACGACCACGCTGGCGAAGCGCGCAAGATCAAGACCGTGTGGGGCAAGGGCTACCTGTTCAGCCGTTCCGAGTGGGAATGCTGA
- a CDS encoding ATP-binding protein has product MLRILVRLYLITIVAFSAAIYLIPDLVIKVFHERFVDYNLEQSRGLQGLIVKQFRAVPAAQWPDLVKEMDQEFHPLQVALVRIDDPDFSLYERERLARGEKVVRLGDWGWRTLAVSPLDEQLAVKLVVPPDPLDVNLLYWSINVLIVAVLLACLLLWVRPHWRDLERLKRTAERFGKGHLGERTQLPGSSNIGSLAHVFDTMAGDIEQLLNQQRDLLNAVSHELRTPLTRLDFGLALVLSDDLPAASRERLQGLVAHIRELDELVLELLSYSRLQNPACLPEQVEVSLDEFIDSILGSVDDELESELVIDVLLHGTLERFTLDPRLTARALQNLLRNATRYCEKRIQVGVLVSDERCEIWVDDDGIGIPDDERERVFEPFYRLDRSRDRSTGGFGLGLAISRRALEAQDGTLTVEASPLGGARFRLSLPPPTTR; this is encoded by the coding sequence ATGCTGCGCATCCTGGTCCGGCTGTACCTGATTACCATCGTCGCCTTCAGCGCGGCGATCTACCTGATTCCGGACCTGGTGATCAAGGTCTTCCACGAGCGCTTCGTGGATTACAACCTGGAACAGTCCCGAGGCCTGCAAGGCCTGATCGTCAAGCAGTTCCGCGCGGTTCCCGCCGCGCAGTGGCCGGATCTGGTCAAGGAAATGGACCAGGAATTCCATCCGCTGCAAGTGGCCCTGGTGCGCATCGACGACCCGGACTTCAGCCTGTACGAGCGTGAACGCCTGGCCCGCGGCGAAAAGGTGGTCCGCCTGGGGGACTGGGGCTGGCGCACCCTGGCGGTGTCGCCGCTGGACGAGCAACTGGCGGTCAAGCTGGTGGTGCCGCCGGATCCGCTGGACGTCAACCTGCTGTACTGGAGCATCAACGTACTGATCGTCGCGGTGCTGCTGGCTTGCCTGCTGCTCTGGGTCAGGCCGCACTGGCGCGACCTGGAACGCCTGAAACGCACCGCCGAGCGTTTCGGCAAGGGGCACCTGGGCGAGCGCACGCAGCTGCCCGGCAGTTCCAACATCGGCAGCCTGGCCCATGTCTTCGACACCATGGCCGGGGACATCGAGCAGTTGCTCAATCAGCAGCGGGACCTGCTCAACGCCGTGTCCCATGAGCTGCGCACGCCCTTGACCCGACTGGATTTCGGCCTGGCCCTGGTGCTCTCCGACGATCTGCCCGCGGCCAGCCGCGAGCGCCTGCAGGGGCTGGTGGCGCATATTCGCGAGCTGGATGAACTGGTGCTGGAGCTGCTGTCCTACAGCCGCCTGCAGAACCCGGCCTGCCTGCCGGAGCAGGTCGAGGTGTCCCTGGACGAGTTCATCGACAGCATCCTCGGCAGCGTCGATGACGAGCTGGAGTCGGAGCTGGTCATCGATGTGCTGTTGCACGGCACCCTGGAGCGTTTCACCCTGGACCCGCGGCTCACCGCCCGGGCCCTGCAGAACCTGCTGCGCAACGCCACCCGCTACTGTGAAAAACGCATCCAGGTCGGGGTGCTGGTGAGCGACGAGCGCTGCGAAATCTGGGTCGACGATGACGGCATTGGCATTCCCGACGATGAGCGCGAACGAGTGTTCGAGCCGTTCTATCGCCTGGATCGCAGCCGCGACCGCTCCACCGGCGGTTTTGGCCTGGGGCTGGCCATCAGCCGCCGCGCCCTGGAAGCCCAGGACGGCACCCTGACCGTCGAGGCCTCGCCCCTGGGGGGCGCGCGTTTTCGCCTGAGCCTGCCGCCCCCGACCACTCGCTGA
- a CDS encoding crotonase/enoyl-CoA hydratase family protein, with protein MSEYQAFRVELADNIAHVQINRPEKINAMNAAFWSEIVEIFRWIDDTDAVRVVVLSGAGKHFSSGIDLMMLAGVANELGKDVGRNARLLRRKILQLQSSFNAVDNCRKPVLAAIQGYCLGGAIDLISACDMRYAADDAQFSIKEIDIGMAADVGTLQRLPRIIGDGMLRELAYTGRTFGAEEARRIGLVNRTYSDASSLLDGVMEIAREIAAKSPIAVSGTKEMLSYMRDHRIDDGLEYVATWNAAMLQSTDLRVAIAAHMSKQKPEFLD; from the coding sequence ATGTCCGAATACCAAGCCTTTCGCGTCGAACTCGCTGACAACATCGCCCATGTGCAGATCAATCGCCCGGAGAAGATCAACGCGATGAACGCCGCGTTCTGGAGCGAAATCGTCGAGATCTTCCGCTGGATCGACGACACCGACGCGGTGCGGGTGGTGGTGCTCAGCGGCGCCGGCAAGCATTTTTCCTCGGGCATCGATCTGATGATGCTGGCCGGGGTGGCCAACGAACTGGGCAAGGACGTGGGCCGCAATGCGCGCCTGCTGCGGCGCAAGATTCTCCAGCTGCAATCCTCCTTCAATGCCGTGGACAACTGCCGCAAGCCGGTGCTGGCAGCGATCCAGGGCTACTGCCTGGGCGGCGCCATCGACCTGATCAGCGCCTGCGACATGCGGTATGCCGCCGATGACGCGCAGTTCTCTATCAAGGAAATCGACATCGGCATGGCGGCGGATGTCGGCACACTGCAACGTTTGCCGCGTATCATCGGCGACGGCATGCTGCGCGAGCTGGCCTACACTGGGCGCACCTTCGGTGCCGAGGAGGCGCGCCGCATCGGCCTGGTCAATCGCACCTACAGCGATGCCTCAAGCCTGCTGGACGGGGTCATGGAGATTGCCCGGGAGATTGCCGCCAAGTCGCCGATCGCCGTCAGCGGCACCAAGGAAATGCTCAGCTACATGCGTGACCACCGGATCGACGACGGCCTGGAATATGTCGCCACCTGGAACGCCGCCATGTTGCAATCCACCGACTTGCGTGTGGCCATTGCCGCCCACATGAGCAAACAGAAACCCGAATTTCTGGATTGA